In the Candidatus Moraniibacteriota bacterium genome, one interval contains:
- a CDS encoding DNA translocase FtsK 4TM domain-containing protein has protein sequence MARKKNKERKERDKEESDDAKKGNVHGDAKRSAVAIFLFALAIIFVLGFFESAGALGKYLDKMVSLLFGWGKWLSPLVLIVAGIILLFRKETLFYVTKLVGLAVAFLALLGFFHLFLDPEKLAKFAQNGEGGGYVGFGLAYLLLKVSEVTAGTVVLAALFLIGIIIAFNVSIAGFFRGMSAFWKREKTIKEEEVISSQPAADSGIEFVDSPEEEKKEAKSEGIKEEEKVEPQFSIKSIPWLSRDKKMEEPTSHKRSWQFPPLDLLEPESGKAYGGDVKRRAQIIEDTLKHFGIEVELGDIQVGPTVTQYSFRPAVGIKLSKITALSNNLSLALAAHPIRIEAPIPGKSLVGIEVPNKQPALVRLKDFLQSDAFKSRKSNLTIALGKDVSGSHIFSDLHRMPHLLIAGSTGSGKSLCINSILLSFLYQNSPDDLRLIMVDPKRVELSLYNDIPHLLSDVIVESKKVLGAFKWAIGEMEHRYHLLQDTGSKDILSYNQKIQSGQKIIYTDSETKEVREEKLEKLPYIIIVIDELADLMASHGKEVEGAIIRLAQMARAVGIHLVVSTQRPSVEVLTGLIKANITTRIAFKVATQVDSRTILDVGGADKLLGNGDMLYLSSQSAKLRRIQGVFVSEAEVKKVVNFIKSQKWEIKEEELESLPGRQAGEENSGLLENGKVDFSTVAASDLYEDNLYEEAKRVVIEAGKASSSLLQRRLRIGYARAARLIDVLEERGVVGSGEGAKPREVLAKKEGHDNPISLENEEEQNRWQM, from the coding sequence ATGGCAAGAAAAAAGAATAAAGAAAGGAAAGAACGGGACAAAGAGGAGTCCGATGACGCTAAAAAAGGCAATGTCCATGGCGATGCCAAGCGCAGTGCAGTGGCGATTTTTTTGTTTGCCCTGGCGATAATTTTCGTCCTGGGTTTTTTTGAAAGCGCCGGTGCCTTGGGGAAATACCTTGATAAGATGGTCAGTCTTCTTTTCGGCTGGGGCAAATGGCTTTCTCCTTTAGTTTTAATTGTTGCGGGAATAATTCTCCTTTTTCGCAAAGAAACACTCTTTTATGTCACTAAGCTAGTGGGATTGGCAGTGGCCTTCCTGGCCTTGCTGGGTTTTTTCCACCTTTTTCTTGATCCGGAAAAATTGGCAAAATTTGCTCAAAACGGAGAAGGCGGAGGATATGTCGGTTTCGGCCTGGCCTATCTTTTGCTTAAAGTTTCTGAAGTAACGGCAGGAACAGTTGTCTTAGCAGCCCTTTTTCTAATTGGAATTATTATCGCTTTTAATGTCTCAATTGCCGGTTTTTTCCGGGGAATGTCAGCTTTCTGGAAAAGAGAAAAGACAATTAAGGAAGAAGAAGTCATCAGCTCACAACCAGCGGCCGATTCCGGAATAGAATTTGTGGATAGTCCGGAAGAAGAGAAAAAAGAAGCCAAGAGTGAAGGAATTAAAGAAGAAGAAAAAGTTGAACCCCAGTTTTCAATTAAATCAATTCCCTGGCTTTCCCGCGATAAAAAAATGGAAGAGCCGACTTCTCACAAACGATCCTGGCAGTTTCCACCCCTGGATTTGCTGGAGCCGGAGTCAGGCAAGGCCTACGGCGGAGATGTTAAAAGACGCGCTCAGATTATCGAGGATACGCTTAAACACTTTGGCATTGAGGTGGAACTGGGCGACATTCAAGTGGGACCGACAGTCACCCAGTACAGTTTTCGTCCGGCGGTGGGAATAAAATTGAGCAAAATCACCGCACTTAGCAATAATCTGTCTCTAGCGCTAGCAGCCCATCCTATCCGCATCGAAGCGCCCATTCCCGGAAAGTCACTTGTTGGAATTGAAGTTCCCAATAAACAGCCGGCTTTGGTCCGGCTTAAGGATTTTCTTCAAAGCGATGCTTTTAAGTCCCGAAAATCCAACTTGACAATTGCTCTGGGGAAAGATGTGAGTGGCAGCCATATTTTTTCCGACCTGCACAGAATGCCGCATCTTCTTATTGCCGGATCCACCGGCTCCGGAAAGAGTTTGTGCATCAACTCCATTCTCCTTTCTTTTCTTTATCAAAATTCTCCTGATGATCTTCGGCTGATTATGGTTGATCCTAAGCGGGTGGAGCTTTCTTTGTATAACGACATTCCTCATCTTCTTTCCGATGTTATCGTGGAAAGCAAAAAAGTGCTGGGTGCCTTCAAATGGGCGATTGGAGAAATGGAGCATCGCTATCATCTGCTTCAGGACACGGGCTCGAAAGATATTCTTTCCTACAATCAAAAAATCCAATCCGGCCAAAAAATAATTTACACTGATTCTGAAACAAAGGAAGTCCGCGAAGAAAAATTGGAAAAACTGCCTTATATTATCATTGTTATTGATGAGTTAGCGGATTTGATGGCCTCACACGGCAAAGAAGTGGAAGGAGCCATTATTCGTCTGGCCCAGATGGCGCGGGCGGTAGGGATTCATTTGGTGGTTTCCACCCAGCGCCCCAGCGTGGAAGTATTGACCGGGCTTATTAAAGCCAATATTACCACCCGAATTGCTTTTAAAGTAGCCACTCAAGTTGACTCGCGAACAATCCTGGATGTTGGCGGCGCCGATAAATTGCTGGGCAATGGCGACATGCTCTATCTTTCTTCGCAGTCCGCCAAACTGCGCCGCATTCAAGGCGTTTTTGTGTCTGAAGCGGAAGTGAAAAAAGTGGTGAATTTTATTAAAAGTCAAAAGTGGGAGATAAAGGAAGAAGAACTGGAAAGCTTGCCTGGCCGGCAGGCAGGCGAAGAAAATTCAGGCCTTCTGGAAAACGGGAAAGTTGACTTTAGTACTGTTGCGGCAAGTGATCTTTATGAAGACAACCTCTATGAAGAAGCCAAACGCGTTGTAATTGAAGCTGGGAAGGCCTCCTCCTCTCTTCTCCAGCGGCGGCTGCGCATCGGTTACGCCCGGGCGGCGCGCCTCATTGATGTGCTGGAAGAGCGGGGAGTAGTGGGATCGGGAGAAGGAGCCAAGCCGCGGGAAGTTTTAGCGAAAAAGGAAGGACATGACAATCCCATTTCTTTAGAGAACGAGGAAGAACAGAATAGGTGGCAAATGTAG
- the efp gene encoding elongation factor P, whose protein sequence is MLGISEIKTGKNIVLDGEPYAVLYHEHSKIGRAGAVLRTKIKNLVTGAVLEKTFQGADKVEEADISKSKAQYLYREGNSYFFMDTESYDQFSLPDKVLENAVNYLIEGTEVTILNFNENSINAELPIKMKLKVVDAPPGIKGDTASSGGKSVTVETGMKVTTPLFVKAGDEIIVNTETGEYVSRA, encoded by the coding sequence ATGTTGGGTATTTCTGAAATCAAAACCGGAAAAAACATTGTCCTAGACGGCGAGCCATACGCTGTGCTTTATCACGAACATTCCAAAATCGGGCGAGCCGGAGCGGTACTGCGCACTAAAATAAAAAATCTGGTGACCGGCGCAGTACTTGAAAAAACTTTCCAAGGAGCAGATAAAGTTGAAGAGGCGGACATTAGCAAATCCAAAGCGCAGTATTTATATAGAGAAGGAAATAGTTATTTTTTTATGGATACTGAAAGTTATGATCAATTTTCATTGCCGGATAAAGTATTGGAAAACGCAGTAAATTACCTCATTGAAGGAACCGAAGTTACCATTCTCAATTTCAACGAAAATTCCATAAATGCGGAACTGCCGATAAAAATGAAACTGAAAGTTGTCGATGCTCCGCCGGGAATCAAAGGCGACACAGCTTCCTCGGGCGGAAAATCAGTAACCGTGGAGACGGGAATGAAAGTAACCACTCCTCTTTTTGTTAAGGCCGGTGATGAAATAATAGTAAACACTGAAACGGGAGAATATGTCTCCCGGGCATGA
- a CDS encoding M23 family metallopeptidase: MKKYLAIGIIFLLAATVAFSFFSANKKISKNEPSSGPSPAAGGISTPSQEIPSLDIPLVKARERITKKPFGIYVTPQNSPVQPEKFTGFHTGTDFEIFAGEENQDVPVFAICDGKVIFKGQVNGYGGVIIESCAINNEAVTVLYGHLSLQKSPAQINAPVKKGELIAILGEPFSRETSGERKHLHLGIHKGGKTDFRGYVQNERELSQWLDFEKVFGLR, translated from the coding sequence ATGAAAAAGTACTTAGCAATCGGCATCATATTCCTGCTGGCGGCGACGGTTGCCTTTTCCTTCTTTTCCGCCAATAAAAAAATTTCAAAAAACGAGCCATCCTCCGGACCGAGTCCGGCCGCGGGCGGAATTAGTACTCCCAGCCAAGAAATTCCTTCACTGGATATTCCATTAGTAAAAGCTAGGGAAAGAATTACAAAAAAACCGTTTGGGATTTATGTCACGCCGCAAAATTCTCCGGTTCAGCCGGAAAAGTTTACCGGATTTCACACCGGGACGGATTTTGAAATATTTGCCGGAGAAGAAAATCAGGATGTCCCGGTTTTTGCCATTTGCGACGGGAAAGTGATTTTTAAAGGGCAAGTAAATGGTTATGGGGGCGTGATAATCGAATCCTGCGCGATAAATAATGAAGCAGTAACAGTGCTTTATGGTCATCTTTCCCTCCAAAAATCACCGGCTCAAATTAATGCGCCAGTTAAAAAAGGAGAACTAATTGCAATTCTGGGTGAGCCCTTCAGCCGGGAAACCAGCGGGGAGAGAAAACACCTGCATCTGGGAATTCACAAAGGCGGAAAAACAGATTTTCGGGGTTACGTTCAAAATGAAAGGGAGCTTTCCCAGTGGCTGGATTTTGAGAAAGTTTTTGGTTTAAGGTAA
- a CDS encoding alpha/beta hydrolase yields the protein MDQSQINCIIIHGCPSDKEKAMDPQTRTYDKHWIPWIKEKLIAKGIKTETPLLPEPWAPDYEKFKKEFEKYEVTENTILIGHSCGCAFLVRWLGETRQKIRKLILVAPWKIPDAGDKFREAFYVYPIDEKIKDRIGEIIMFTADDEEEDGKKSLQIYHKVLDGKIIELKSKGHYTLGDMGTEEFPELLKVVLG from the coding sequence ATGGATCAGTCACAAATAAATTGCATAATAATTCATGGGTGTCCCTCGGACAAAGAGAAAGCAATGGATCCGCAGACGCGGACATATGACAAACATTGGATTCCGTGGATTAAGGAAAAATTAATTGCCAAAGGAATAAAGACAGAAACTCCGCTTTTGCCTGAACCCTGGGCGCCGGATTATGAAAAATTCAAAAAAGAATTTGAAAAATATGAAGTTACGGAAAATACGATTTTAATTGGACATAGTTGCGGATGTGCTTTTTTGGTGCGCTGGCTGGGTGAAACAAGACAGAAAATAAGAAAATTAATACTGGTAGCTCCCTGGAAAATTCCTGACGCGGGCGATAAATTTAGGGAAGCTTTCTATGTCTATCCAATAGACGAGAAAATTAAAGATAGGATTGGAGAGATTATCATGTTTACCGCTGATGACGAGGAAGAGGATGGCAAAAAAAGCCTTCAAATTTACCATAAGGTTTTAGATGGCAAAATAATTGAGCTTAAGAGTAAGGGGCATTATACATTGGGTGATATGGGAACAGAAGAATTTCCGGAACTGTTGAAAGTTGTTTTGGGGTAA
- a CDS encoding DUF4115 domain-containing protein, with product MARRDFTRKKIDSLTLGERMKKIRSERRLSLSEISKNTKIQAKYLEYLENGQYEKLPADVYVKGFLKSYAAYTGVSEKALIKLYEREEGIQKNIKKTDGKKEYIGPIKISGLVITPRILVISFVILVILVGIFYLYKEVDTFIATPRLVVVQPADGEIIEGDTVNVKGIAEKDAEVFINDQPVLVSENGEFNEHIGLQEGINTITVKAVNKFRKESIRTVSVKANYAGPAEGNSATGGENKSQTEKKLEVEITVQPNSTWLSVEADGSVVFSGTLLPQAVQKFSANEKISITSGKGNNTYLKINGKDIGVLSNDPGIVRDVIFDANTKY from the coding sequence ATGGCTCGTCGTGACTTTACTAGAAAAAAGATTGACTCTCTGACTTTAGGAGAGCGAATGAAAAAAATCAGAAGTGAGAGGCGGCTGAGTTTGAGTGAAATTTCAAAGAATACCAAGATTCAGGCAAAGTATTTGGAATATCTGGAAAACGGACAGTATGAAAAACTTCCGGCCGATGTTTACGTAAAAGGTTTTTTGAAAAGCTACGCCGCTTATACCGGAGTTAGCGAAAAGGCGTTAATCAAGCTCTACGAGCGTGAGGAGGGCATCCAAAAGAATATCAAAAAGACAGATGGCAAGAAAGAATACATTGGGCCGATAAAAATTTCCGGCTTGGTCATCACTCCGCGGATTTTGGTTATAAGTTTTGTTATCCTGGTAATACTAGTCGGTATTTTCTATCTTTACAAAGAAGTGGATACTTTCATTGCCACTCCTCGTCTGGTTGTCGTCCAGCCGGCAGACGGAGAGATTATTGAAGGAGATACTGTGAACGTCAAAGGAATCGCGGAAAAGGACGCGGAAGTATTCATAAACGACCAGCCGGTTCTGGTAAGCGAAAATGGAGAATTCAATGAACATATAGGCCTTCAGGAAGGGATTAACACGATCACCGTGAAAGCAGTAAACAAATTTCGCAAGGAGTCAATCCGCACCGTTTCGGTGAAAGCCAATTACGCGGGGCCGGCTGAAGGAAATTCCGCTACTGGAGGCGAGAATAAATCGCAGACAGAAAAGAAGCTGGAAGTAGAAATTACGGTCCAGCCCAACTCCACCTGGCTTTCAGTGGAAGCGGACGGAAGCGTTGTTTTTAGCGGAACGCTTTTGCCTCAAGCCGTTCAGAAATTTTCCGCCAATGAAAAAATAAGCATCACCTCGGGGAAAGGCAATAACACCTATTTGAAAATAAACGGAAAGGATATCGGGGTCTTGAGTAACGATCCGGGAATCGTGCGGGACGTTATATTTGACGCTAATACAAAATATTAA
- the rpsR gene encoding 30S ribosomal protein S18 — translation MEAKICHFCDQKMDKIDYKDAYLLRRFMNSQGKIYPPRRHGTCSKHQRTLVRAIKRARIMALVPFTVK, via the coding sequence ATGGAAGCAAAAATCTGCCACTTTTGCGATCAAAAGATGGATAAAATCGACTATAAAGACGCCTACCTTTTGCGCCGGTTTATGAATTCGCAGGGGAAAATCTATCCGCCCCGCCGGCACGGAACGTGCTCCAAACACCAGCGAACTCTGGTTCGGGCTATCAAAAGAGCCAGAATTATGGCATTGGTGCCGTTTACAGTTAAGTAA
- a CDS encoding 30S ribosomal protein S6 → MLYELCYLVGESNEPKLEEIKKEVAAIVTQTGGIFQEPQIIEKRKMSYKIKGQFRGTYAAQRFEIPEKDFSEQKPGEANAIQAITKKLNLDQNILRFIIVKTDDLPELRPKEIAPREKVVAAPVKRKDKEKTAPAKSIDEKLEEILNI, encoded by the coding sequence ATGCTCTACGAACTTTGTTACCTCGTCGGTGAATCCAATGAGCCCAAACTGGAAGAAATAAAAAAGGAAGTGGCAGCTATCGTCACCCAGACAGGAGGCATTTTTCAGGAACCCCAAATTATTGAAAAAAGAAAAATGTCTTATAAAATAAAAGGACAGTTTCGGGGAACATACGCTGCCCAGCGTTTTGAAATACCGGAAAAAGATTTTTCTGAACAAAAGCCCGGGGAGGCAAATGCTATCCAGGCCATAACCAAAAAGCTGAATCTTGACCAGAACATCCTTCGCTTTATTATCGTAAAAACCGATGATCTTCCTGAACTTAGGCCGAAGGAAATTGCTCCCAGAGAAAAAGTAGTCGCTGCACCGGTCAAAAGAAAAGATAAGGAGAAAACCGCGCCGGCTAAAAGCATTGACGAGAAATTAGAGGAAATTTTAAACATATAA
- the ssb gene encoding single-stranded DNA-binding protein: MNVNKAILVGRLTRDPDIRTTQSGQTVVTIGLATNTFWTDKSGQKQERTEFHNVVLWGRLAEIAGQYLTKGQEAYFEGRLQTRTYTGKDGVERRATEIIAENMQLGSRPRGEGVSPSSAAAAQKKELTEEIPTINLDEEQGEVKIENVPF, translated from the coding sequence ATGAACGTCAACAAAGCAATCTTAGTCGGCCGCTTAACCCGCGATCCCGACATCCGCACCACTCAATCCGGACAAACCGTGGTCACGATAGGGCTGGCCACCAACACTTTCTGGACCGACAAAAGCGGCCAGAAACAGGAAAGGACAGAATTTCACAATGTTGTTTTGTGGGGACGCCTCGCCGAAATTGCCGGCCAATATCTGACCAAAGGGCAGGAGGCCTATTTTGAAGGTCGTCTTCAAACCAGAACCTACACCGGCAAAGACGGCGTGGAGCGAAGAGCAACTGAAATTATCGCCGAGAATATGCAGCTGGGCAGCCGTCCGCGAGGGGAAGGTGTGTCTCCGTCCTCTGCCGCTGCGGCGCAAAAAAAAGAACTGACTGAAGAAATCCCCACTATCAACCTTGACGAAGAGCAGGGAGAAGTGAAAATTGAGAATGTCCCGTTTTAA
- a CDS encoding RusA family crossover junction endodeoxyribonuclease translates to MRKLKEIINPEIVYLQGNTLVPSKSIAYKYDGEIEKNIVIEKASTHKFENELKEDLKKELKNVNIFPTDKNVLVSIVHGINSGTEYKKCDLDNRAKCILDALKGVVYFDDSQVKMLWTHKAFIINSQESFFRISVKILDEEIIKRISSQISRLI, encoded by the coding sequence ATGAGAAAGCTTAAAGAAATTATCAATCCAGAAATAGTATATCTTCAAGGTAACACTTTGGTACCATCTAAAAGCATAGCTTATAAGTATGACGGTGAAATAGAAAAGAATATTGTGATTGAAAAAGCTAGTACCCATAAATTCGAGAATGAATTAAAAGAAGATCTTAAAAAAGAATTAAAAAATGTAAATATTTTTCCAACAGATAAAAATGTCCTTGTCTCAATAGTGCATGGTATAAATTCAGGTACTGAATATAAAAAATGTGATTTAGATAATCGCGCAAAATGTATACTAGATGCACTTAAAGGGGTTGTTTATTTTGATGACTCCCAAGTTAAAATGCTCTGGACTCACAAAGCATTTATAATAAATTCACAAGAAAGTTTTTTTCGTATATCTGTTAAAATACTGGACGAAGAGATCATTAAAAGAATATCCTCGCAGATTAGTAGGTTGATATAA
- a CDS encoding acylphosphatase yields MWHLRIKIYGRVQGVFFRHSAREKAEELGISGFARNEPDGTVYIEAEGGKVKLEKFLEWCRKGPPLARVEKVDFEYQPDTKEFDGFAME; encoded by the coding sequence ATGTGGCATTTGAGGATTAAAATCTACGGGCGGGTGCAGGGGGTATTTTTTCGCCATTCAGCCAGAGAAAAAGCGGAAGAACTGGGAATCAGCGGTTTTGCCCGCAATGAGCCGGACGGCACGGTCTATATTGAAGCCGAGGGCGGCAAGGTTAAACTTGAGAAATTCTTGGAGTGGTGCCGGAAAGGGCCGCCGCTCGCCCGGGTGGAAAAAGTTGATTTTGAATACCAGCCGGACACGAAAGAATTTGACGGCTTTGCAATGGAATGA
- a CDS encoding winged helix-turn-helix domain-containing protein → MRKIKTAKQMERHLKGMANHHRIDILLLIDEQKDITLDNIVKKLKANEKTISEHTRRLYQAGLINKKYRGNFVEHALSPYGKMFVRFLKTFQTE, encoded by the coding sequence ATGAGGAAAATCAAAACGGCAAAACAAATGGAGCGGCACTTGAAAGGAATGGCCAACCATCACCGCATTGATATATTGCTACTAATAGATGAACAAAAAGACATTACACTTGATAATATAGTTAAAAAACTGAAAGCCAATGAGAAAACAATCAGCGAGCATACCAGAAGACTTTATCAGGCGGGGCTTATTAACAAAAAATATCGCGGCAATTTTGTGGAGCACGCCCTGTCGCCTTATGGTAAAATGTTCGTCCGATTCTTAAAAACATTCCAGACAGAATAA
- a CDS encoding SET domain-containing protein-lysine N-methyltransferase: MKNIIVKKSKIEKKGVFAARNFKKGEIVLKWTPKFLGKSEIEKLRNGQRHYIYKAGRNKYLLMQSPEKFVNHSCEPNTRVKNYCDVAVRDIKKGEEITSDYGKGSLVSFKCKCGSKNCRGVIN, from the coding sequence ATGAAAAACATAATAGTAAAAAAGTCGAAAATCGAAAAGAAAGGTGTATTTGCCGCAAGAAATTTCAAGAAAGGCGAAATTGTTTTAAAGTGGACCCCAAAATTTTTGGGAAAATCAGAAATTGAAAAGTTAAGAAATGGCCAAAGACATTATATTTATAAAGCCGGAAGGAATAAATATTTATTAATGCAATCGCCTGAAAAATTTGTTAATCATTCTTGCGAACCAAACACGCGAGTAAAAAACTATTGCGATGTCGCCGTTAGAGACATTAAGAAAGGTGAGGAAATAACTTCTGATTACGGAAAAGGTAGTTTGGTTTCTTTTAAATGCAAATGCGGCAGTAAAAATTGCAGAGGCGTGATAAATTAG
- the recA gene encoding recombinase RecA, giving the protein MPKGQKIHDRGLEKEVDKVMEEIKEKFGEGMIMKLGDARKVDVEAIPTGSISLDIALGIGGVPRGRVIEIYGPESSGKTTLALHIIANAQKADGAAAFIDAEHALDPEYAKKIGVEINDLLISQPDTGEQALDIVETLVRSGAVDVIVIDSVAALVPRAEIEGEMGDLHIGRQARLMSQALRKLTAIIAKSNTLVIFINQIRMKIGIMFGNPETTTGGQALKFYSSVRIEVRRSAQIKKGDEVVGNRVKAKVVKNKVAPPFRTTEFDIMYNEGISQTGDLVDTGVKYEIIKKTGNSYMFEGVKLGTGRENAKQFLKENPKIIKDVEKSVIQKAKG; this is encoded by the coding sequence ATGCCAAAAGGACAAAAAATTCATGATAGGGGCTTGGAAAAAGAAGTTGACAAGGTAATGGAGGAAATTAAGGAAAAATTCGGGGAGGGAATGATTATGAAATTGGGTGACGCCCGCAAAGTGGATGTGGAAGCCATTCCTACCGGCTCAATATCCTTGGATATTGCATTGGGAATCGGGGGAGTTCCCCGGGGACGAGTAATTGAAATTTACGGGCCGGAGTCGTCGGGAAAAACAACTCTCGCTCTTCACATTATTGCTAATGCCCAAAAAGCGGACGGAGCGGCAGCTTTTATTGATGCAGAGCACGCGCTGGATCCGGAATACGCGAAAAAGATCGGAGTGGAGATTAACGATCTTTTGATATCCCAGCCGGATACCGGAGAGCAGGCGTTGGATATCGTGGAAACCCTGGTCCGTTCCGGCGCGGTGGATGTGATAGTGATTGACTCGGTAGCGGCTCTGGTCCCGCGGGCTGAAATTGAAGGAGAGATGGGTGACCTGCACATTGGAAGACAAGCACGCCTCATGTCCCAAGCCCTTCGCAAACTAACCGCCATTATCGCTAAATCAAATACACTTGTAATTTTTATTAATCAAATCCGGATGAAGATCGGCATAATGTTCGGCAATCCAGAAACAACTACCGGCGGGCAAGCCCTGAAATTTTATTCATCAGTCCGGATCGAAGTAAGGCGCTCGGCCCAAATCAAAAAAGGGGATGAAGTAGTGGGCAACCGCGTTAAAGCCAAAGTGGTGAAAAATAAAGTAGCTCCTCCATTCAGAACAACCGAATTTGATATTATGTATAATGAAGGAATTTCCCAAACGGGGGATCTGGTTGATACCGGAGTGAAATACGAAATAATTAAAAAAACAGGAAATTCTTATATGTTTGAAGGAGTAAAACTGGGGACCGGAAGGGAAAATGCCAAGCAGTTCCTGAAAGAAAATCCGAAAATTATCAAAGACGTAGAAAAAAGCGTTATCCAGAAAGCCAAAGGATAG
- a CDS encoding VTT domain-containing protein, which translates to MNSKKIFLILSVLAALALIIFCSSYLYNVVLSSIGYLGDYLKENKFFGGILFIGISAFSVLLSPFSSVPLVPSAVLAWGNFLTFLLLFTGWIIGGIVAYLVGSYSREKLIERFVSFEKIEYYKERISPRSQFWLVFFFRLAVPSEVASYTLGIIRYDFEKYLLATILAELPFAIFVIYSSYILISESIFLFAGVLLLGTAGSYFLYRAFQKKIKSQK; encoded by the coding sequence ATGAACAGCAAGAAAATTTTTTTAATCCTGTCCGTTTTGGCCGCCCTGGCTCTGATTATATTTTGTTCCTCATATCTTTATAATGTCGTTTTAAGTTCAATAGGATATCTTGGCGACTATCTTAAAGAAAACAAGTTCTTCGGAGGAATTTTATTTATCGGGATTTCCGCTTTCTCCGTCTTGCTCTCGCCCTTCAGCAGTGTTCCGCTTGTTCCTTCAGCCGTTCTGGCGTGGGGAAACTTTCTGACATTCCTGCTTCTTTTTACCGGCTGGATCATCGGGGGCATCGTTGCCTATCTGGTCGGCTCTTACTCGCGGGAGAAACTAATCGAGCGCTTCGTTTCCTTTGAAAAAATAGAATACTATAAAGAGCGGATATCTCCGCGATCCCAGTTTTGGCTGGTTTTCTTCTTTCGTCTGGCAGTTCCTTCTGAAGTAGCCAGCTACACTTTGGGCATCATCCGCTATGATTTCGAAAAATACTTGCTGGCTACGATTTTGGCTGAACTGCCGTTTGCTATTTTTGTTATTTATTCAAGTTATATACTAATTAGCGAGAGTATATTTCTTTTCGCCGGCGTCCTGCTTTTGGGAACAGCTGGTTCTTACTTTCTCTACCGCGCGTTTCAGAAGAAGATTAAAAGTCAAAAATAA